The Huiozyma naganishii CBS 8797 chromosome 1, complete genome genome window below encodes:
- the NUM1 gene encoding Num1p (similar to Saccharomyces cerevisiae NUM1 (YDR150W); ancestral locus Anc_8.331), with protein sequence MEEYLSLTSENTYLQDEKSKLSFENGNLKIEADKLNSSEELIKILNERQFACIPSDELSQLRNPSLEMLKEALHSQGFHSLNKDEFEKYQNLISDQPNITQVEKLVQKCNQTMIPTHELADLRDKVQNPSLDFLKENAALQSHLLIPNDEYNKLKEQVHNPTVDYLVEKSKQYNRELVETDELNELKRLVADPPLETITSKIQSMNQKMIPEEEYTRLSNLETNPPLTFLTEKATTFNKLLVDEVEYKNVSSCYENPPLEYLTQKVDNMGKVIVDRKRYDELVSVEEKPSFEFLKARAADYNNVLVSQPTYQELLDTKENPSKDFLEKAAHKLEMSLLESHELNTLLDIKDHPSLDFLNKHAAECKKMLIDQEEYNTTMTSLEHPSLRYLKEKAKLLNMDILDCDMHKILQDIKEKPTLEFLTQKANDLDYTVVDHVTYKELLTVRNHPSLDFLMTNAGSFGRVLVDRTVLEELQETKNHPSVEFLKNMATANDYTLLPNTEFKTLKDIKEHPTETFLDEHAAEFTKTCGFAEYATLLDIQNHPTIQFLNRHVAAFDKLIVDRQEHEEMLSCLSSPTVEYLVEKLQGMGKVAVDMTAYEHLKDMQQHPSMEYLSEKAKDYECIVIKKNDYEHLETISHNPTEKYLAGKASALNLTLITNDEYETLNNIKNDPELEFLKEHAEKFNKTIIDVDELTRLSDSLRSPTIEYLTQHALDRNLTLVSTREYEDLKTQIANPTDEYLLSNANKNDKTLISNDKFNELNENLSNPSIDFLITKLNTLEYKAITNDEYNSMICYRDAPSLLFLEESAAKLNKTVIDNNAHANLINVSERPDLEFLEEKAKLFNKTVIDTSDYRYYTDTIEAPTLEFLEEKATNFDKILADKKHYDNLTELEKAPSLEFLEENASTHGKILVNKTDHEKLLYQNTNPTLEFLREKAKQKDMVIVNGAEYNTCLDTVNHPSEKHLTLKATECGKKLIDVSEYENLVSHIESPPLEFLEAKSAGFNKLLIDTFEYNQLVETSNNPSTQFLEEKAKILSKYLVDCSEYQKLKEVSENPSVHFLQSAAKKISMTVLDNAEYDRFKLLSDNPSLEFLEEQATAKNKVLVDTEPYNKLIQQSNSPSIEYLKQKAEELNHTLIEREAYNLLLQNTNTPDIKFLSEKATELNHIVIDRNQYNNLINTTTSPNLAFLRKKALSIDHMVVPKSEIDQMIKVSSTESIDYLEDKAELLNCIVLLKDQYKELLSSRHSPTLQFLKDKAAAKNYSVIPREEHADLVRTKMSPDLFFLREKASVLNSIVVSNDEYHKLIKESIPPNVDDLRNISKNLGQVVISQEIYDDLIKLNDSPDFEFLNENALKLGYIMALREDYERLVKNSEDPSFEVLETNVKKLGFLVIEKKKYENLTNLEQSPSTEFLRCKSEEKGLILIGNEEYRELQDLISSPTLDVLREKAGSMNHCVIEKGEFEELVHTRDAPSLEFLQEKSREADKVIIAKTTYDELLNNSETPSLDFLVEKAKAKLHTVISNDEYQELLNNRDNPSEEDLIKKANNLNFAFIPQSTYDELVATVEHPTVEFLREELDKFEMIAVSIDELKRLSDLEVSPSLEFIREAAEKLDSVVLTTDEYECLQRLKESPGLDFLEEKAKVLNYTLVSSNEFERLSKISESPDFEFITEQARSHGCVLVKESEYKRLTTMESNPNINFLEENAQKQGHLMLKKEIYHSLLKQIENPETSYLKEKAVHLGYIIVSKDEYDNLVKISSTPDLPFLKEHCHLLGQKVVSEKEFEDLENNVSAPSKKYLDEKAEEISKLLVDKSLYDELNCKLENYSQKQKELSKSEIKSTTKTQTRSERKEHELSASRVPSPGYVKAKSTTQPGYISIKKDEYIKLHSRQVLTRAQLQSKCSDLGMVLLPRVEFQKLKMQVQKSESSTCTKDDVSVSDLIIHAKKLYVPLVPKVAFQSSSKIITTETHGIVIVTKPYYESLMTKLATKMVSVSDNELLREVRKRGLSHTVSTTSTPKKAKLLSNKSSFIHEPTNEYNGKPDYKVATPRTTTPRADYASPLSTKASQSHMPTSLRETPIQSRTNRTALSSVPASPPLTPQFSRQGRSAVKQSSKASSSRSFTHPVDHPALSHLDSLGLSAVDNPEMIHALTHTVIGQYLFKHYQMFGAINARDSYHNRYFWIHPYSMTLYWSERNPKEDFTYRIKSKGIPIVGVRSFVDDRMEGKGLYFKSLMVISESKFVRFTCPDKETHDLWFNALSYLLERNVTSLNVEGVATNSEDDLYSGRVFCIGNESVGRPSKFASLRSYSVSTPRSLTPTAAHVSTGSPRGGSATSSFRLPPSKGPLN encoded by the coding sequence ATGGAGGAGTATTTAAGCTTGACATCAGAAAATACATACTTACAGGATGAAAAGTCTAAGTTGTCCTTCGAGAATGGAAACTTAAAAATAGAGGCAGATAAGCTAAATTCTTCTGAAGAGCTTATCAAAATACTGAATGAAAGGCAATTTGCCTGTATACCATCTGATGAGTTATCGCAGTTGCGCAATCCCTCTCTAGAGATGTTAAAAGAAGCATTACACTCCCAAGGATTTCACTCATTAAACAAGGATGAATTCGAAAAGTACCAGAATTTGATCAGTGATCAACCTAATATCACACAAGTGGAAAAATTGGTTCAAAAATGTAACCAAACTATGATCCCCACTCACGAACTCGCGGATCTTAGGGACAAGGTGCAAAACCCATCCTTagacttcttgaaggaaaatGCCGCTCTACAGTCACACCTGTTGATTCCAAATGATGAATACAACAAGCTGAAAGAGCAAGTCCACAACCCTACTGTGGATTATCTCGTCGAAAAGTCAAAACAATATAATAGAGAATTGGTAGAAACGGACGAGCTCAACGAGCTAAAACGACTGGTTGCAGACCCACCACTTGAAACCATTACATCAAAGATTCAATCAATGAATCAGAAAATGATCCCCGAAGAAGAGTATACCAGACTTTCAAATCTCGAAACTAACCCACCTCTTACCTTCCTAACAGAAAAGGCAACGACATTTAATAAACTACTGgttgatgaagttgaaTACAAAAACGTCTCATCCTGTTACGAAAACCCTCCATTGGAATATTTGACGCAAAAGGTCGACAATATGGGGAAAGTCATCGTGGATCGCAAAAGATACGATGAACTGGTATCTGTCGAAGAGAAACCATCGTtcgagtttttgaaggcgAGAGCAGCGGATTACAACAATGTACTTGTTTCACAACCTACTTACCAAGAGTTACTGGATACCAAAGAGAATCCAAGCAAAGattttttggagaaggCTGCGCACAAACTAGAAATGTCTCTACTGGAATCACATGAGCTCAATACGTTGCTTGATATCAAGGACCATCCATCTTTGGATTTCCTCAACAAACATGCTGCAGAATGTAAGAAGATGTTAATAGATCAAGAAGAGTATAATACTACGATGACCTCCTTGGAACATCCAAGCCTCAGATACTTGAAAGAAAAGGCCAAGTTGCTGAACATGGATATTTTGGATTGTGACATGCATAAGATACTCCAAGATATCAAAGAGAAACCCACATTAGAGTTTTTGACACAGAAGGCCAATGACCTCGACTATACTGTTGTCGATCATGTTACCTATAAAGAGTTACTTACCGTGAGGAATCATCCTTCATTAGACTTCCTGATGACAAACGCTGGCTCATTTGGTAGGGTGCTGGTTGATAGGACTGTGCTTGAGGAATTGCAAGAGACCAAGAATCATCCTTCCGTCGAATTCTTAAAGAACATGGCAACTGCTAATGACTACACACTATTACCTAATACTGAGTTCAAAACCCTCAAGGATATCAAAGAACACCCCACGGAAACGTTCTTGGATGAACATGCCGCTGAGTTCACAAAAACTTGTGGTTTTGCTGAATACGCAACCCTGCTGGACATCCAGAACCACCCCACTATTCAATTTTTAAACCGGCATGTTGCAGCTTTTGATAAACTCATAGTAGATCGTCAAGAACATGAGGAGATGCTCTCTTGTTTATCAAGCCCAACTGTAGAGTACCTAGTAGAAAAGTTACAAGGAATGGGCAAGGTTGCCGTTGATATGACTGCATACGAACATCTAAAGGATATGCAACAGCATCCAAGTATGGAATATCTATCTGAGAAGGCTAAGGATTATGAGTGCATTGTaatcaagaaaaatgacTATGAGCATTTGGAGACTATTAGCCACAatccaacagaaaaatatttggCTGGTAAGGCATCCGCCCTGAATTTGACTTTGATCACTAACGATGAATAtgaaactttgaacaacatcaaaaatgaTCCCGAAttggagtttttgaaggaacaCGCGgagaagttcaacaagacgATTATCGATGTGGATGAATTAACAAGACTCTCAGACTCATTAAGGTCACCAACTATCGAGTACCTTACCCAACACGCGCTTGATAGGAATTTGACATTGGTATCTACACGTGAATATGAAGATTTGAAAACACAGATAGCCAATCCAACTGATGAATACTTACTGTCTAATGCGAATAAGAACGATAAGACACTTATTTCAAATGACAAATTCAATGAATTGAACGAAAATCTGTCCAATCCTTCCATCGACTTCTTAATCACGAAACTAAATACGTTAGAGTACAAGGCAATCACAAACGACGAGTACAATAGCATGATATGCTACAGAGACGCCCCAAGTTTATTATTTTTAGAAGAAAGTGCTGCCAAACTGAATAAAACGGTAATCGACAACAATGCTCACGCGAATCTGATCAATGTATCAGAACGTCCCGatcttgaatttcttgaagaaaaagccaagcttttcaacaaaacagTCATAGATACAAGCGACTACCGCTACTATACTGACACAATTGAAGCTCCAACATTGGAATTCTTGGAAGAGAAGGCAACGAATTTCGACAAGATATTAGCCGACAAGAAGCATTACGATAACCTGACGGAGCTTGAGAAAGCACCAAGCCTAGAATTCTTGGAAGAAAATGCCAGTACTCATGGAAAAATTCTTGTCAATAAAACTGATCACGAAAAGCTTCTATATCAAAACACAAATCCTACACTTGAATTTTTAAGGGAAAAAgcaaaacaaaaagatatGGTTATTGTAAATGGGGCCGAATATAATACATGCCTTGACACAGTGAATCATCCAAGTGAAAAACACCTCACTTTGAAAGCAACTGAATGTGGCAAAAAACTAATTGATGTTTCGGAATATGAAAATCTGGTAAGCCATATAGAATCACCTCCTCTTGAGTTCCTAGAAGCAAAATCTGCTGGTTTTAATAAACTATTGATCGACACTTTCGAATATAACCAGCTAGTAGAAACATCAAACAACCCAAGTACACAATTTCTAGAGGAAAAAGCTAAAATCTTGAGCAAATATCTCGTGGACTGTTCCGAATATCAGAAACTAAAAGAAGTATCGGAAAACCCATCTGTTCATTTTCTACAATCAGCAGCgaagaaaatatccatGACTGTACTTGACAACGCTGAGTATGACAGGTTTAAGTTGCTATCTGACAACCCCAGTTTAGAGTTTTTAGAAGAACAAGCGACAGCAAAAAACAAGGTGCTGGTTGATACAGAACCTTACAACAAGCTTATCCAACAATCTAATAGTCCTTCTATCGAATATTTGAAGCAAAAAGCAGAGGAATTGAACCACACACTAATTGAAAGGGAAGCATACAATTTGTTACTCCAAAACACGAATACACCGGATATCAAGTTTTTATCAGAAAAGGCAACCGAGTTAAATCATATTGTGATTGATCGAAACCAATATAATAACTTGATAAATACTACGACATCTCCAAACCTCGCATTTTTGCGAAAGAAAGCTTTGTCTATTGATCATATGGTTGTCCCTAAATCTGAAATTGACCAAATGATTAAGGTGTCCAGTACTGAATCTATCGATTATTTAGAGGATAAAGCTGAACTACTGAACTGTATTGTTTTACTAAAAGACCAATACAAAGAGTTGTTGAGCTCCCGTCACTCACCTACACTACAATTTTTAAAGGACAAAGCTGCGGCGAAAAATTACTCTGTTATTCCTAGAGAGGAGCATGCTGATTTGGTTAGAACAAAAATGTCTCCAGACTTATTTTTCTTGCGCGAGAAAGCTTCTGTCCTAAATAGCATCGTGGTTTCGAACGACGAATACCACAAGCTTATCAAGGAAAGCATTCCGCCTAACGTTGATGACTTGCGTAACATATCAAAAAACCTAGGCCAGGTCGTTATCTCCCAAGAAATATACGATGATCTGATTAAATTGAATGATTCACCCGACTTcgagtttttgaatgagAACGCTTTGAAATTAGGCTATATTATGGCTCTTCGGGAAGATTATGAGCGTTTGGTAAAAAACAGTGAAGATCCATCTTTCGAAGTTTTGGAGACAAATGTCAAAAAATTGGGATTTTTGGTGatcgaaaagaagaaatacGAAAATCTAACTAATCTAGAACAATCGCCAAGTACCGAGTTTTTAAGATGCAAATCCGAGGAGAAAGGCTTGATTCTGATCGGTAACGAAGAGTACCGTGAATTGCAGGATCTTATTAGTTCACCTACTCTGGATGTTTTACGAGAAAAGGCTGGATCGATGAATCACTGTGTTATTGAGAAGGGTGAGTTTGAAGAGCTTGTTCACACCAGAGACGCCCCTTCGCTTGAATTTTTACAAGAGAAATCCAGAGAAGCTGATAAGGTTATAATAGCGAAAACTACTTACGATGAACTATTGAACAACAGTGAAACCCCATCGTTGGACTTTTTGGTGGAGAAAGCTAAAGCGAAGCTGCATACTGTAATATCCAATGATGAATATCAAGAATTGCTTAACAACAGAGATAACCCATCTGAAGAGGATTTGATTAAAAAGGCCAATAACTTGAATTTTGCTTTTATTCCCCAATCAACATATGATGAACTTGTGGCTACAGTTGAACATCCCACTGTTGAGTTTTTACGTGAGGAGCTTGACAAGTTTGAGATGATTGCGGTATCGATAGACGAATTGAAGAGACTTAGTGACCTGGAGGTTTCACCCTCCCTTGAATTTATAAGAGAGGCCGCCGAGAAATTGGACAGTGTAGTACTAACGACAGACGAATATGAATGCTTACAAAGACTGAAAGAAAGTCCAGGTttggatttcttggaaGAGAAGGCGAAGGTTTTGAATTATACCTTGGTTTCCTCCAATGAATTTGAACGTTTGAGCAAAATTTCAGAATCTCCTGACTTTGAGTTTATAACCGAACAAGCGAGGAGCCATGGTTGTGTTTTGGTCAAGGAATCAGAATATAAAAGATTAACAACGATGGAGAGTAATCCAAACATCAACTTTTTAGAGGAAAATGCACAGAAACAGGGACATCTCATGCTAAAAAAGGAGATATACCATTCACTATTAAAACAGATCGAAAATCCAGAGACGTCatacttgaaggagaaagcAGTTCACTTGGGATATATCATAGTTAGCAAGGATGAATATGATAACCTAGTAAAAATTAGCTCGACCCCGGACTTGCcctttttgaaggagcaCTGTCATTTGTTGGGACAAAAAGTCGTTTCTGAAAAAGAGTTTGAAGATTTAGAAAATAATGTTTCAGCACCTTCCAAAAAGTATTTGGATGAGAAGGCTGAGGAAATCAGCAAACTTCTTGTTGACAAATCTTTATACGATGAATTGAACTGTAAATTGGAAAACTATTCgcaaaaacaaaaagagtTGAGTAAGTCTGAGATTAAAAGTACTACTAAGACGCAAACTAGGAGTGAACGTAAGGAGCATGAACTTTCAGCATCGAGAGTGCCAAGTCCTGGATACGTGAAAGCTAAATCTACTACGCAACCAGGATACATTTCAATCAAAAAAGATGAGTACATTAAGTTGCACTCTCGTCAAGTATTGACCAGGGCTCAATTGCAGTCCAAATGTTCTGACTTGGGGATGGTTCTGCTTCCAAGGGTGGAGTTCcaaaagttgaaaatgcAAGTTCAGAAATCTGAGAGTAGTACTTGTACAAAGGATGACGTGTCAGTGTCTGACCTTATTATACATGCGAAGAAACTGTACGTGCCACTAGTTCCAAAGGTGGCTTTCCAATCATCCTCGAAAATTATCACTACAGAAACGCACGGGATTGTGATTGTTACCAAACCATACTACGAGAGTCTTATGACCAAACTTGCTACAAAAATGGTAAGTGTATCGGACAATGAACTACTAAGAGAGGTCAGAAAGCGTGGTTTGTCGCATACTGTCTCCACGACGTCGACACCCAAGAAGGCGAAGCTCTTATCCAATAAGAGCAGCTTTATTCACGAACCCACAAACGAGTACAATGGTAAGCCCGATTACAAAGTGGCCACCCCCAGGACGACCACACCCAGAGCAGACTATGCATCGCCTCTGTCAACGAAAGCATCTCAAAGCCACATGCCGACGTCGTTGAGGGAGACACCAATACAATCTAGAACGAACCGGACTGCCCTGAGCAGTGTCCCAGCTAGCCCTCCATTAACTCCACAGTTTTCGAGACAGGGAAGGTCAGCAGTGAAACAGAGTTCCAAAGCCAGCAGCAGTCGGTCATTCACCCATCCCGTAGACCACCCTGCTCTGTCGCATCTGGACAGTTTGGGCTTATCTGCCGTTGACAACCCGGAAATGATACATGCGCTGACACACACTGTCATTGGACAGTACCTGTTTAAACACTACCAGATGTTTGGGGCGATCAACGCGAGGGACTCGTACCACAACCGGTACTTCTGGATCCATCCATACAGCATGACGTTGTACTGGTCTGAGAGGAACCCGAAGGAGGATTTTACGTACCGGATCAAAAGTAAAGGTATCCCTATAGTGGGCGTGAGGAGTTTTGTCGACGACAGAATGGAGGGGAAGGGTCTCTACTTCAAGAGTCTCATGGTAATCTCTGAGAGCAAGTTCGTACGGTTTACGTGCCCCGACAAGGAGACGCACGATCTGTGGTTTAATGCCCTGAGTTATCTACTGGAGAGGAACGTGACGTCGCTGAACGTGGAAGGTGTTGCTACGAACTCTGAGGACGATTTGTACTCGGGCCGTGTTTTCTGCATTGGGAATGAGTCTGTTGGGCGGCCCTCCAAATTTGCATCGTTGCGGAGCTACTCTGTATCGACGCCTAGATCACTGACCCCGACAGCGGCACATGTCTCCACGGGCAGCCCCCGTGGGGGAAGTGCCACCTCCTCATTTCGGCTGCCCCCATCTAAAGGACCGCTAAACTAG